In the Armatimonas rosea genome, GGAAGCCCATGCCCGAAAAATTTCAGTACTACACCAAGTACGTGAAGAAGCCCTAGGAAGGGATGGGCATGGGAAAAGATACACACCTACATGTCTATCCCTACCTATGCTCCTAAGCCACCGCATAGCTCTGGAGCACTCGGGGAACGACAAGACGAGCACCGCCAGTTCTCACGGACTTCCGCTGTGCCACTAGCGAGCGGCTCAAAAAGCATGCTAGGGTTTTGAGCTCGCCCAGGCAGGGAAGGGCGAGCTCTCCTAAAGCTTCAGGTGCTATGCCAAGCAGTTGGTTCGAAAGGAACTATTGGGCGAATGAAACATATCGGCTCTATTTTGGGGGTAGCTGGTCTGCTTGTCGTAATGAGTGCCTCACGGCCTGCCAAGGCGCAAGGCAATAACGAACTGATTGACGCGATTGCAGGCGAGATCAATCGTGTGCGAGCCCGGCCTGACAAGGTCGCTAGCGAGTTGAAGGGACAGAAGGAGGCTCTCATTGCCGCTCGGGTTAAGGTCGGAGATTCAAAGGAAGATGCAACAAAGGCAATCGAAAGCTGCATTTTAGACTTAGAAAACATCCCCACCAAATACGATAGGCTAGAAAAAATTTACCTGGATGGGACGTTGACGAGTACTGCACAATTCTTTGCAGACTCACGAGAGCCCAGTAAACCTGCCTCCTCCCGACAAATCTATGCCAAGATGCTAAAGGGCGGCTACAGGCCTCCTCTGCCTCTGCCTATCTCTAAGGACTCTTTTGAGGAGATCTTATTGACTCTCCCGAGTAAGGGAACCAACAGCGAGAAAGCCAAAGAGATTATACAGGACCTCCTCATCGACGGGGGAGCCTCAAACATTAGCTCCGGCTATCTGCGCCGTTGCTTTATTCTGGACTATAGGCTGGTAAGTATTCCTCCGAAACAAGCCGCTTATCGCGTGGTTTTCGCGGGTATCGGCGTAAAGGGAGAGTCCCTTCGCATTCAGTATCTAGTTAGACCACGATGAAAAAAGCAATAATACAATGAAAAAAGACGTAAATCTAGGAATGTTATGTGGGGCAGGTCTGCTCTTTGCAGCAGCGGCTCATGCCCAGCAAATCGACGACAACAACTCACCACCGCCGCCGCGCCCGCTGGACCGGGATCGCTTGGCTAAGGCGATCATCGAAGAGATCAATATCGCTCGCGTACACTCCAAATCGGTCTCCGACTCGATTGAGCAGCAGCGCAGCGCCTATATCACCCAGCGCACCAAGCAGATCGCTAAGCCGGACTCGGAGAAGGTGGCTGCTGAGTCTATCGATACCTGCCTCACCGATATGCGGATCCATGTGGGAAGCGCCGGTCTACCGGAGCTGAAGACCGCTCCCAAGGGGATGCTCTTTGCCCAGAAGTGTATCGATACAATGCCCGACGATAAAAAAATCGTCTGGTTTGATATGGTAAAGGGCTGGGAGGCGGAGGGTAACCGCCGCCGCTCCATTGAGGACATTAAAGCCAACGGGACTCCCTGGCGCGAGCTGATCGTCCCGATCCCCACCTATGTCCCCAAGCCGCCGCGTGGCTGGGCTGACGAGGTGGATATCGCTCGACGGCTCGTCCTTGACAACCTCATTGACTGGGATCACTACACGGCGATGGTTCAGGAGATGCGCTTCTTCCATCGGCAAGTCCTTCTGGACTTCCGTTGCAAGCTCAACATAAGCGCGAGGTTTAAGGACATGAAGCGTGAGTGGAAGTACATCGGAGTGGGGGTCGGCAAGACCGTTGTCCGTATCCAGCTGGGAACCTAGGGCAGTAGAAACAGCCGCCCCTCGGAGTCCCCGAGGGAGAGCTGGAGGCCGGGCATATTGGGGCTCTCGTCGCGGACGGGGGCCTCTTTTCCTGTCTCTTTGCTGACCTCGCGCACACTCTCCAGTGGGGCATCGAAGACCACGGTGGGCCAGGCGGAGTAGGCGAAGCGGTAGTTCTGCAAGAGCACCGCGCGGCGGCCGTCTCTGTGGCGAAACGCCCCGACCAGATAGTCCCCGGGGGGATCGACACGGTCTCGCTTGAGGTCCAGAATCCCCGAGCCCTTGAGCGCTTCAGCGGGCGTGTCCGTGGGGGTGACTCGGTAGACCCCGGTGCTGGTGAGCTGCATCAGAGTGGGAGCGAGGGCGCGTAGCTCGGCGTTGAGGCGCTGGGCGTGCGCGTAGTGGCGGGTCTTGGTGCCATCGGCGGCGATAATCGCGCCGCCCTTGGGAAACTCATCGCCCTGGGGAGTGAAGTAGCAGAAGTACAAGACGCCCTTGGCACCGTAGGCCAGCGATGCATAGACCTGCCAGCGGAGCTGCGACTCGGTGGGGTCGGTGTGGGGGCCGTAGGGCATGGTGTTGAAGAAGTTCCAGAAGGGAATCCCCGCCGCCAGCGACTGCTCCCGCATCACCGCCAGGTTCTCACAGTACTTATCGCGGCCATCGCGCTCCGGCCGGAAGATCGGGTAGTGGTCCATGGAGAGGACGGCGGGCCGGACGGTCTCGATAAACTGCTTCACGTGGGTGGCGTAGTCCGGCGCCCCCAGCTGCGCGGGCGAGGCGTAGTTGGGGAAAAGATTGACGTAGGCCAGCTTACCCGGGTGCGCCTTGGCAATCGCCTCCGCGCGCGCCTTGAGCTTGGGAAACTCCGTCGCACTGGGCTCGTCTTGGAGCGCGTAGCCCCAGAGGTTCGGGTCGGTAGGGAACTTTGTGGGATCGTCGCCTTGGGGCCAGAGAATCCCCTTGAGCTTGTACTTTTTCAGCAGGGCAAAGAGCTGCGCGACGGGCTCTTTCTGGAACCCCGCCAGCACGAGATTAAAGCCCGCGTCGGCGAGCCACTTATAGTGCGTGTCGGTGCGCGGCGGGTCTACCCAGAGCCCAATGGCAAATCGATCTTGAACAAACGGCATTGTTTTTCTCCACCCGCACGGTGAGCGTGGGGCTATGGGGCGCTTCGCGCCGCCTCCCTCGTGCCTCGGTCGGGTTTTTATTTGAGGACGCGGGCGAGGAACTCTCTTGTGCGGGGCTCTTTGGGGGTCTCGAAGAGCTGCTCGGGGGGGCCTTCTTCGAGGATCTTTCCGGCATCCAAAAAACACACCCGGTGCGCGACTTCTTTGCAGAAGCCCATCTCGTGGGTGGCGACCAGCATCGTGCGGCCTGTCTTGGCGAGGTCGCGGAGCACCTCGAGCACCTCGCCGACTAATTCGGGGTCCAGCGCTGAGGTGGGCTCGTCAAAGAGCAGGACGGCGGGCTGCATGGCGAGCGCACGGGCGATTGCGACCCGTTGCTGCTGGCCGCCGGAGAGCTGTGCGGGGAGCTTGTCAGCGTGCTCGCTGAGGTGCACCTGCGCCAAGAGCTCCCGGGCTTTTTTCTCCGCCGTGGCCTTGTCGAGCTTGCGGACTTTCTGGGGCGCGAGGGCGACATTTTGCAGCGCGGTGAGGTGCGGAAAGAGATTGAAGCGCTGAAAGACCATCCCAATCTGCTGGCGCAGCGTGTTTTCGTCGTGGTCGGTCTTCCCCTGAAACGTCACTGTCCCACCGCTGGGAGTCTCCAGGCGATTGAGGCAGCGCAGGAGTGTCGACTTGCCCGAGCCGCTCGCCCCGATCAGCCCGATCACCTCGCCCTCCTTCACCGCGAGCGAGATGCCTCGCAAGACCGGGGTCTGCCCAAAGGATTTCTCCAAGTTCTGAATGTCCAGCAGTGTCGCGCTCATGCCGGAATTATAGCAGAGCGGAACTCAGAAGGGGGAAATGGGGTTTAAGACCCGGTATAACACAACTATGGCTGGAACGAATCCCTACGCGGCACCGGTTTCTTACGAGAAGCCCAAGCAACCCTACAAGCTGACGATCCTCATGGACGGCGAGAAGCACGAGTTTACGATCAATCCGTCGTCATTGCCTATGGGCGACAATGGCCTCCCCGGCTCGATCCTCGATATCTGCGATGGCCAGGGGCTCCCGCTGGAGCACACCTGCGGCGGGGTCTGCGCCTGCTCGACCTGTCATATTGTTGTGAAAGAGGGCTGGAGCTCGCTCAACGAGGCCACCGAGGACGAAGAAGATCAGCTCGAAGAGGCACCCGGCCTGACCCTGCGCTCACGCCTGGGCTGCCAGTGCGTCCCCAACGGCACCCAAGACGTGGTTGTCGAGGTGCCCGGCTGGAACCGAAACGCCGTCAAAGAGACGCCGCACTAGCACCTGGATGGGGCATCCCCCCGTTGGGGCATCCCCCCGGCGGCACCACCGCCGACCCCCTTCGCCTGAAACCCAACTTCGTTGGGGCGAAGGGGGTTGGGGGCTTCCTTAATCCCCTTCGCAGCGACGAAGGAGTGAAAAGGCGAAGGAGCGAAAAGGCGAAGGGGGTCGCGAGCGGTGCGAGCGGGGGGATGTAAGTAGGGCGGTGCCGCCGGGGGGATGCGCGATAAAATACCCCATGCAAAGTGGGCAAGAGCGTTGGGCGTTGGCGGATTCCGGGATTGCGTGGACGATTGAGGGCACGAAGGGGCTGCCTCACCACGACCATGTGGAGCTGAGTGGGCGACGGCTGAGCGCGATCCTGCGCTACGGAGTGGACGAAAAGCGCCGCTTGGTCCTGAGCCGCGAGGTGATCTGGCCGACCCTGCGGCTCAAGCGCGACGATGTCCGGGGCTATCTCAAGCGCGAGTGGGGCAATGAGATCATCCCGCCCATTCGGATCGAGGGAATTCCTCTGATCCCCGGCCCAGTCCGCGAGATTCGCCACTGGGAAGGACGGCTGACTGTCACCCACATGCCGCTGGATGGGATCGCGGTCCAGCGCCATCTCTTCCCCTGCGAGGACAAGCCCGCGCTGCTGGAGCGCTGGAGTATCATCAACTTTAGCGAGGCCCCCATCAGCCTGGAGTGCCACCTCGAAGAGAACGGGGAGACCGTGGCCTGCTACGACGGCGAGGCGGTGGTGAGCCTGAAGGTGGTCGAGGGCAACACGCTCCTGGTGCGTCCCGGCGAGTTTGGCAACATCACGCTTGCGTTTCTCGCCCATAAGAAAAATACAGCCCTGCCCGCCATCAATGTCCACGACGAGGCCGTGGCACGGGGGCGGCGCTGGAAGGCGCTGGACGAGAGCATGCGTCTCACGACCCCCGATCCGGTGATCAACCAGGCCTTTACCTTTGCCAAGTGGCGCGCCGCCGAGAGCCTGTTTGAGACCAAGATGGGGCTGGTGCACTCCCCCGGCGGGGGGCGCTACTACGGCGGGGTCTGGGCCAACGACCAGGCTGAGTACGCCAATCCGTTCTTTGGCTATCTGGGCGACTCGCTCTGCCATGAGGCGTCGATGAACGCCTACCAGGAGTTCGCCGCCGAGCTGACCTCCAGCTACCGGCCCCTGCCATCGTCGTTTGAGGTCGAGGGCGATGTGGTCTGGCGGCAGTGTGGCGACCGGGGCGATGCGGCCATGATCGCCTCGGGGGCGAGCCGCTACGCGCTGGCGAGCGGGGACCATGAGGCGGCGCAGAAGCTCTGGCCACTGATTGTCTGGTGCCTGGAGTACTGCCGCCGCAAGACCGACACGCGCGGCATCGTGGTCTCCGACACCGATGAGCTGGAGGGGCGCTTCCCGACCGGCGATGCCAATCTCTCGACATCGTGCCTGGCCTACGATGGCTACCGCCGCGCTGCCGACCTCGCCCGAGAGCTGGAGCATGAGGCGCTCACCACGCAGTACGACGAGGCCGCCGATGCGCTGGCGCTCGCGATTGAGCGGCACTTTGGCGCGGAGGTGGAGGGCTTTACAACCTACCGCTACTACGAGGGCAACACGACCCTGCGCGCCTGGCTCTGCCTGCCGCTCGTGATGGGGCTCGCCCCCCCCGCCCCCGCAAGCGGGGGAGCTAGCCGGCGCGACGGCACGATCGCTGCCCTGCTCTCTCCACGGCTCTGGACCGACGATGGCCTGGCGACCGAGTCCGGGGACACGGTGTTCTGGGACCGGGCGACCCTCTACGGCCTGCGCGGGCTCTTCGCCACGGGCGCGACCGAGCAGGCGCTGGAGAAGCTCACCGCGTTCTCCAAGCGCCGCCTGCTGGGCGAGCATGTCCCCTACGCGGTCGAGGCCCACCCCGAGGGAAGCCAGGCCCACCTCTCCGCCGAGAGCGCCCTCTACTGTCGCGTCATTACGGAGGGGCTCTTTGGGATTGTCCCGCGTGGGCTGGACCGCTTTGATGTCAACCCGCGCCTCCCGGAGGGCTGGGACGCCATGTCGCTGACTCTGGCGGGCTTTGGGGGGCGCTGGGAGATTCAGGTCACGCGTACCGCCGAAGGGATTTCAACAAATCTCTCTAAAATTGGCCTATAATGAGGGCATGCGATACTTTACAAACTACGTTTTGGCTGTGGGAGCACTGGCCCTGCTCACAGGCTGTGGAGGCGTCTCGCCTCTGGAGGCAGCTCCGGTGACAACGGAGCGTGGTCAGGACACGACGGTGGAGGGGACGGGGACGGTTCGCTCTATCACGCAGTATGTTGGTGGGAAGCCCTCCCCGATCAAGAAGTGGGTGATCCAGGGACCGACCGGTACGCGCTACATGCTCACCACGGCCCCAGACTCCAGCTTCTACACGGATGGGCTCGTGGTGAAGTTCAAGGTTGAGGTCCTCAGCTCCACAATGGCACCCGATGGCTACGGCCTGCCGGTTACCTTGGTGGAACTAACCAAGCTCTAAACCAAAAGCGGGGTAGGCGGTTTCCCGGGCAGCCCACCGGTGGGTTTGAGAGAGGTGCTCTATGCGTTTCTGGCCCATTCTTGTCGGGGTGCTCCTGCTCTTTGGCACGCGTCCCGCAGGCGCACAGTCCCTCGCGGCCCCGCCGTATGTACGGCAGTGGAGCTGGTTTAGTCGGGGAGGAGCCGAGGTCTTTGCGGTGGAGAAAAGCCGTGTCTACTACACCTCTCGCTCTGGTGTGGGGGCACTGGAGCTGGCCACGGGGAAGCTACTCTGGGGGAGCCTACTGGGGAAGTGGGTCCAGGCCGCTCTCCTCCACCAGGAGACTCTCTTTGCGCTGGCTCCCAATGAGAACCCCTGTGCTCTCTATGCCGTCCACGCGAGCACGGGGAAGTCACGCCTGCTGGTTTCCTTTCCACACCGGGCCACCACACTGGCGCACGATGCCAACTCTCTCTATGTACTAGACGAGCACGGAAAGCTCTGGGCAGTCTCCCCCTTGACCGGGAAAGTTCTCTGGAGCACGGCATTGGTAGCCAAGAGTGGACGCCGCTCGTTCTCTGCCAATCTCCTCTGCACAAAAGATAGCCTCTACGTGGGGCTGAGCGATGTGGGGGAGATCGGGCTGGACTCAAAGACAGGAAAGGTTCGCTGGAGCCGCAAGGCCGAATATGCCCACCTCTACCCTGCACTTCCGTATGGCGATACGGTTATCACACGCTTCGCGGGCCTTCAGCGGACCGATATTCGGACCGGGAAGATTGTCTGGAAGAAGACACTGGAAGCGTGGAATTTTGCTCTGATCGACGATGTTCTAATTCTGCAAACACTAAGCGCATTTCAAGGATACCAAGCAAGCACTTGCGTACCCCTCTGGCACTACCCGACCACTCCGCGCGAGTTCTCATTAGAACAAGGTCTCTCGCTTGGGAAGAGTGTTCTTCTCCACGAGCGCACGGAGGAGAATCCAGTGGCGGCCTTACTCACCAGCACGGGCAAGGAGCTTTGGAAAGAGCCGACTCCCTTCACGGGAACCCCCGTCTACGCCGAGTCGGGCCGCGTGATCACAGATGATGGCTTCTGTATCCGGGGTTACACTCGGGGGACGCCTCCCTCTCTCCCTGCCACAGAGCCGGAGAAGAAGGCACTCGCCGAGCGTCTGGCCTCACACTTTGAGCAGATTGACAACCGGGAACGCAAGCTTTTGGAGCGGCTCAAGCCCTACACCTTCCCCCCCTTTCTGGCGCACTATCTGGATTGGGCAAGACGCTACGATGCCAAACGCGATAGCGCGGAGAGCCAAGCCTACTACAGCCTCATCATGGATGCGCGTCCTTACTTGCTCTCCCTCTGCGAGAAAGAAAACACCGAGGCAATGGTGGCGGGCTGGAAGAGCCTCGGCGCGAAGAGTAGCTGGCGCAGGGAGCTGGAGAGTGTGCTTCAGGAGAAAGGCGACCCGGCAGGCTATGTCCCGATTCTCGTTGCCAGCCTGAAGACGCAGCCACAGACGCGGCACGATGACAGTGCGGCCCTCTCCGCTGTCGCGCACTCATCGCATTCTGAGGCAGTGGCGTTTCTGATCGAAGCACTGCGTGATCCCAAAGCTCCCCCCGACTGGCGCCGGGAGGCATTTCGCCACCTTGCGGGAACGGGCGGTGTCGCCGGGGCAGCCGCCGTACGGGAGGCTCGGGCAAAGCGCGTCCCACGTAAGCCCTGGTACGAGCGCCTGGAGCTAAGCAAGTTAGAGCCAGAGGAGCTTGTCGCCACCAAGAAAGATACCAAAGGTCGCACGTGGCTCCTCTTTCACAGCGCGATCCTGGGAAACCGGAACGATCTGTTTCTCGTGGAGAAGCGAAAGGCGGGCACTTGGGGGACGCCGCTCTTTACGGGGATCGCAACAGAGGACCGAGACAGACCAAGTGCCTCCCGGCGATTCTCTGGCATCCCTACCCGCAGCAAGTTTGTCAAAACGGAGTGGATCAAGCGCCTCCCCGACGACCCGACCCTTCGCAGAGATAGCGATGGCGATGGCCTGACTGATCTTGTCGAGCAACGCTTGGGGCTGAGTCCCAAGAACGCCGACACGGATGGCGATGGCCTGCGCGACGGAGTCGATCCTTGTCCCAATGTGGCACCGCGTCCCCTCGACGATACGGAGAAAATCCTGGCTGCCTGCGTGGAAGCCTACTTCTTTGCCTTCCACTGGGACACCCCGAGTCTTTTTTCCCTGTACGGGGTGACTCCCTTTGAGCTCTATGGCTCTTCTGGGGTCGCCCTCTGGCACGCTTCTGGTGAGATGAATCCTCTCTTCTCCGTCTATGAAGGAGGTGTCAATCTGATCAATTTCTATGCCCCTGGAGAAGAGAGCAAACAAAAGAGAGAGCGGGTTGCCTATAGCGCCGATCGTCAG is a window encoding:
- a CDS encoding 2Fe-2S iron-sulfur cluster-binding protein: MAGTNPYAAPVSYEKPKQPYKLTILMDGEKHEFTINPSSLPMGDNGLPGSILDICDGQGLPLEHTCGGVCACSTCHIVVKEGWSSLNEATEDEEDQLEEAPGLTLRSRLGCQCVPNGTQDVVVEVPGWNRNAVKETPH
- a CDS encoding PQQ-binding-like beta-propeller repeat protein, which codes for MRFWPILVGVLLLFGTRPAGAQSLAAPPYVRQWSWFSRGGAEVFAVEKSRVYYTSRSGVGALELATGKLLWGSLLGKWVQAALLHQETLFALAPNENPCALYAVHASTGKSRLLVSFPHRATTLAHDANSLYVLDEHGKLWAVSPLTGKVLWSTALVAKSGRRSFSANLLCTKDSLYVGLSDVGEIGLDSKTGKVRWSRKAEYAHLYPALPYGDTVITRFAGLQRTDIRTGKIVWKKTLEAWNFALIDDVLILQTLSAFQGYQASTCVPLWHYPTTPREFSLEQGLSLGKSVLLHERTEENPVAALLTSTGKELWKEPTPFTGTPVYAESGRVITDDGFCIRGYTRGTPPSLPATEPEKKALAERLASHFEQIDNRERKLLERLKPYTFPPFLAHYLDWARRYDAKRDSAESQAYYSLIMDARPYLLSLCEKENTEAMVAGWKSLGAKSSWRRELESVLQEKGDPAGYVPILVASLKTQPQTRHDDSAALSAVAHSSHSEAVAFLIEALRDPKAPPDWRREAFRHLAGTGGVAGAAAVREARAKRVPRKPWYERLELSKLEPEELVATKKDTKGRTWLLFHSAILGNRNDLFLVEKRKAGTWGTPLFTGIATEDRDRPSASRRFSGIPTRSKFVKTEWIKRLPDDPTLRRDSDGDGLTDLVEQRLGLSPKNADTDGDGLRDGVDPCPNVAPRPLDDTEKILAACVEAYFFAFHWDTPSLFSLYGVTPFELYGSSGVALWHASGEMNPLFSVYEGGVNLINFYAPGEESKQKRERVAYSADRQSARVMISRYAGGLDGDTSEVFLKKIEGEWFVVDFQLRLVS
- a CDS encoding amino acid ABC transporter ATP-binding protein, with protein sequence MLDIQNLEKSFGQTPVLRGISLAVKEGEVIGLIGASGSGKSTLLRCLNRLETPSGGTVTFQGKTDHDENTLRQQIGMVFQRFNLFPHLTALQNVALAPQKVRKLDKATAEKKARELLAQVHLSEHADKLPAQLSGGQQQRVAIARALAMQPAVLLFDEPTSALDPELVGEVLEVLRDLAKTGRTMLVATHEMGFCKEVAHRVCFLDAGKILEEGPPEQLFETPKEPRTREFLARVLK